TCGTCCTCGGCACCGCCAGTCGCACCGTCGAGATCCGTCTCGACGACGCCCTCCTTCCAGGCACCACGGGCGAACCACGCCACGCCGACGAAAAACGAGGCGGTCGCCGAGGCAGCAAACGCCCACCACAGCCCCTCGACGCCCCAGTCGAGCGCCGAGACGGTGATCGCCGTCCCCGGGATCGTCACCGTCCACGCGAACGCGAGGTACACCGCCGCCGGGATCCGGAAGATCCACCGCGAGAGCATCGACAGCGCCATCGCCACTTTGGTGTGGCCCGCGCCGCGGAACGCCCCCTGGATCACCATCAGCCCACCGAAGAACCCCCACGCCAAGGCGACGATGCGCAGGAAGACGATCCCTTCGTCAATGACCGCGGCGTCGTCGACGAAGATCCTGATCGCAATCTCCGGGAAGACCCAGACGAGTCCGCCGGCCGCAAACAGGATCGCCATCGTCGCGACGGTCGCCGTTCGGGTCACCGCGACCGCCCGATCCGGCGTGCCCGCGCCGAGGTTCTGACCGACTCCCGTGGCGGTCGCCTGTCCCACCGCCCCCGAGACGGTCCAGGAGACGGACATCAGCCTGACGCCGATCCCGTAGGCGGCCGTCGCGGCCGGGCCGAACCGCGCGACCAGCGCCGCCAGCGCCACCGCCGCGAACGATCGCGCCCAGCCGTCGAGCGACGCGGGATAGCCGATCGAAATCAGGTTGCCGAGGATTTCCCGGTCGGGCCACAGGTCGCCGACGTGGAGCTGGATCCCCCACGATCCCTTCACGAGGATGTAGATCCCGACGACCGCAGCGACGAGCCGCGAGAGGAACGTCGCCACGGCGGCTCCCCGGGTCCCCATCGCGGGGAACGGCCCCCACCCGAGGATGAAGAAGGGGTCGATGACGATGTTGATCCCCGCCGAGACGGCCACCAGCCACATCGCCGTCTTCGTGTCACCGGCGCCCTGCAGCGACGACCGGAACGCGAAAAACAGGAAGGTTAGCGGCAGCGTCAGGAAGATCACCTCGATGTACGCAAGCGCCTCGACGTACACCTGATCGCGCGCACCAATCCAGTACAACAGCCAGTGACGGGACAACAGACCGATCGCCGCAAGCGCGATCGAGACCACCGTCGCCAAAAGCACCGTCTGGGAGACCACTTTGTCGGCCCGGCGGTCGTTGCCAGCGCCGACGTGCTGGGACACCAGTGCGATCGTTGCCGCCGTGAGCCCCATCGCCGTCGAGACGAACATCCACGACAGCGGAAACATGAGCGACACGGCGGCGACTGCCTCCGGACTCACTCGTCCGACCCAGAACATGTCTGCGAGGTTGTACAGCGTCTGCAGCAGGTTTCCCAACACGAGCGGCCACGCCAGCCGGAAGAGCCGGGGGCTTATCGCCCCTGTCGTCATGTCGACGCGAGCGTCCTGGTTCCCCGTCACGCTTCTCCCGGTCGACCGACGAATTCCAGTATGCTACCGTTTTTGATTCCGGCCGGTGTGGTGGGGAGCGGTCGTCGTGGCGAACATACTTGATTAAAGAACACTCACACCACCGGTATGGTCCGGGCCAGCCGCCCCCGTCGCCGGACGGTCGCGATCGCGATCGTCCTCTCGATCGCGGTCGTCTTCGGGGTGGGAGCGCTGCTCGAGCCGACGACCCACGATCCGCCCGAGGTCGAGCACGTGGCCGAGGAGGACCTCGTCCAGCCGGTCGAGGGAGGAAGCTACCTGTGGCCGTACACGAGCCGGGGTGAGACCCCGCGCGAGCGGACTCTCGCGATCAACCTCATCGTACACGGTCCCGACGATGCGGTGCGGCGGAGCCTGACAGACCGGACGAGTTTCGAATTTGACGTGGAGCAACCGGAGGGTGACGATCCCGAAGAACACGGCGTAGTCGTCGAGGACGGACTCGAATGGGCAGACGCCCACGGTGCAGTCCGGTACTCCTACGTCGACGCGACACCCCGGGGCGAAGACGCAGTCTGGATGACGGAGGCGTATCAGCTCCACTCCGGAACGTATCTCGGCGAGCGATACCACGTCCGGGCGTACACCCATCCAGAAGAGGACTGGACCGCGATCCAGGCACACACCGACTACTGGGACTGGTTTCGGCTGCGACACACCGTCCCGGACATCCGCGAGGCAGGCCTCGAAATAGAGAGCGACTACCTCGAGGCGCCGTTCGTCGAGGAGGTCCGGCGGGAGTATCACAGGATCGAGGGAGGATACAGCGACGGCTGGCTCTCCGTGATTGAACTCAGATCCGACGTCGAAGATCCCGAAGATCTCGACGATATCGGCGACTTCGATAACACCGCCGAGGGCGGCACTGACGGCGAAGCGACGGGCGATAAATCGGCGGCAGACGACGACCCCCGCTCGGCAGCGATCGATCCGCTCGGCTGGGAAGAAGTGGCGTGGCTGCTCGGACTGCTGGGCATCGTCGGGGTCGCCGGGATTCTGGCCGCAGAAACCCGACGTGACCTCTCCCGCGCCGGGCGGGCGATCGCCGGAGAGATCAATCGACGGCGTCGGGCGATCGCGCTGGCGACGGCCCTCGCCGGGGTCGTCCTCGGGGTCAGGGTGATCGGCATCGGCGTCGAGACCGCGGCCCCGACGCTTCATCCGAAGACGATCGCTGCCGTCCTTTATCCGATCCTGGCACTGGGGCTGCCCGGCGCCGCAGTCTACCTGGCCCGCGGCACAGAACCGTGGGCGGCGGCCACGTTCGCGGTCCTGGGGGCCGGCGGCGCGTTCCTCATTGACTTCGGAATGGTGTCGGTGACGTTTATCCCGATCCGGTTGGTGTTACACCGCATCGGGCTGTTGCTCGCGTTGTCACTGATCGCGGCCGGCAGCGCGATGGACGACCAGCGGGGCAAGCAGTTCCTGGCAGTGGGGCTCGCGACGTGGTTCCTCGGACTGGCGTTGCCGCTCGCGGACTTGATCTGATCGCCCCCGAAGGTTACAGAGCGTTCCCGTCCGGGTTGCCCGGCGGCCAGCACGAAAGCTTTACGCGAGCAACCGGCCTAGGGGTGGGCGATGAGTCGGGGTCCCGAACTGATCGTCACCGAAAAGGAGAACGCCGCCCGCCGGATCGCAGAGATCCTCAGCGGCGGCGCCGCGGAAACCGAGCGGCGCAACGGCGTCAACGTCTACCGCTGGGGCGGAAAGCGCTGTATCGGCCTCTCGGGTCACGTCGTGGGCGTCGACTTCCCCCCGGAGTACAGCGACTGGCGGGACGTCGAGCCGGCCGAACTGGTCGACGCGCCGATCGTGACCGAACCCACCCAGGAGAACATCGTCGCCGCGCTCCGCCGGCTTGCACGCAACGCCTCGCGGGTGATCATCGCGACCGACTACGACCGGGAGGGCGAACTCATCGGGAAGGAAGCCTACGAGCTCGTCCGCGAGGTGAACGACGAGGCACCGGTCGACCGGGTGCGGTTCTCCTCGATCACCGAACGGGAGGTGAAAGACGCCTTCGACGACCCCGACGAGATCGATTTCGACCTGGCTGCCGCCGGGGAGGCCAGGCAGGCGATCGACCTGGTGTGGGGTGCGGCGCTCACCCGGTTCCTGTCGCTTTCGGCGCGCCAGCTCGGCGACGACTTCATCTCCGTGGGCCGGGTCCAGGGGCCGACGCTCAAGCTGCTCGTCGACCGGGAACGGGAGATCCAGGCGTTCGACCCCGAATCCTACTGGGAGCTGTTCGGCGAACTGTCGAAGAAGGCCACCGGCGCCGGCTCAGGCGGCGAATTCGAGGCACAGTACTTCTATGTGGACGTGGACGGCACCGAGGCCGAGCGGGTCTGGGACGGACCGACGGCGGAGACGCTCGCG
The Halalkaliarchaeum desulfuricum DNA segment above includes these coding regions:
- a CDS encoding MATE family efflux transporter produces the protein MTTGAISPRLFRLAWPLVLGNLLQTLYNLADMFWVGRVSPEAVAAVSLMFPLSWMFVSTAMGLTAATIALVSQHVGAGNDRRADKVVSQTVLLATVVSIALAAIGLLSRHWLLYWIGARDQVYVEALAYIEVIFLTLPLTFLFFAFRSSLQGAGDTKTAMWLVAVSAGINIVIDPFFILGWGPFPAMGTRGAAVATFLSRLVAAVVGIYILVKGSWGIQLHVGDLWPDREILGNLISIGYPASLDGWARSFAAVALAALVARFGPAATAAYGIGVRLMSVSWTVSGAVGQATATGVGQNLGAGTPDRAVAVTRTATVATMAILFAAGGLVWVFPEIAIRIFVDDAAVIDEGIVFLRIVALAWGFFGGLMVIQGAFRGAGHTKVAMALSMLSRWIFRIPAAVYLAFAWTVTIPGTAITVSALDWGVEGLWWAFAASATASFFVGVAWFARGAWKEGVVETDLDGATGGAEDEPAMDD